The following coding sequences lie in one Fundulus heteroclitus isolate FHET01 chromosome 20, MU-UCD_Fhet_4.1, whole genome shotgun sequence genomic window:
- the tgm2b gene encoding protein-glutamine gamma-glutamyltransferase 2 gives MAQALDIERWDLECLFNNTDHRTDLNGVDRLIVRRGQPFTISLYLRSGSFQPGASSLDFIAETGPQPSEQYGTRARFGLSSSIDTSTWSAAVNSPPGEMVALSICSSPKAPIGRYTLTLGQSVKIEFILLFNPWCSADEVYMDNEQSLAEYVLSQDGIIFRGSSKYTIPTPWNFGQFESGILDICLRILDMNPKCLRNPAKDHSGRRNPIYVTRVLSAMVNCNDDKGVLLGKWSDGYEGGVSPLFWRGSVEILRNWDTQACQPVRYGQCWVFAAVACSVSRALGIPCRVITNYLSAHDNNSNLTIERYVNENGELIQSREMIWNYHCWVESWMTRPDLKPDFNGWQASDPTPQEKSDGVYCCGPIPVRAIKEGELTFKYDAPFVFAEVNADVVTFMQKKDGSTSKVTTIGLVGQKISTKSVGSDTREDITHLYKYPEGSDEEREAFKRANHQNKLLQERPDPGVHVTIKVTADMRKGCDFDVFAVVTNNTEAERKCRLVFGSCAVSYNGFLGGNCGFKDLLNVQLSPGAERRVPLRLNYSKYGVQVTEDNLIRLAALLLDYTSGETKLATRNIVLDNPEIKVRILGEPKENRKLAAEITLQNPLPEPLENCCFSIEGANLTGGNIISERLGCTVGPGEDAKVKIYFTPTHSGLRKLVVDFDSNKLCHVKGYRNVIIGK, from the exons ATGGCGCAAG CACTGGACATTGAACGCTGGGACCTGGAGTGTTTGTTCAACAACACTGACCATCGCACTGATCTCAACGGAGTAGACCGACTCATCGTGAGGAGAGGCCAGCCATTCACAATCAGTCTGTACCTTCGGTCTGGAAGCTTCCAGCCAGGCGCCAGCTCCCTTGACTTCATTGCAGAAACAG GTCCACAGCCCTCTGAGCAGTATGGCACCAGGGCCCGTTTTGGTCTCTCTTCTAGCATTGATACTTCCACCTGGAGTGCTGCAGTGAACAGCCCACCTGGGGAGATGGTGGCCTTGTCTATCTGCTCTTCTCCCAAAGCTCCGATTGGCCGATACACCCTTACCCTGGGCCAGTCAGTGAAGATTGAGTTCATTCTTCTGTTTAATCCCTGGTGTTCAG CGGATGAAGTGTATATGGACAATGAACAGAGTCTGGCAGAGTATGTGCTGTCTCAGGATGGGATCATCTTTCGAGGCAGCAGCAAATACACCATACCCACTCCCTGGAATTTTGGCCAG TTCGAAAGTGGCATCCTGGATATTTGTCTGAGGATTCTGGATATGAATCCTAAATGTCTGCGTAATCCGGCAAAGGACCACTCAGGGAGAAGAAATCCCATCTATGTGACCCGAGTGCTGAGTGCCATG GTGAACTGCAATGACGATAAAGGAGTGTTGCTGGGAAAATGGTCGGATGGATATGAAGGAGGGGTCAGTCCCTTGTTTTGGCGTGGCAGCGTGGAGATTCTGCGAAACTGGGACACACAAGCCTGTCAGCCTGTTCGCTACGGACAATGCTGGGTGTTTGCTGCTGTGGCCTGCTCGG TTTCCAGAGCGCTGGGTATTCCGTGCCGGGTCATAACCAACTATCTGTCTGCCCACGACAACAACAGCAACCTGACGATTGAACGTTATGTTAATGAAAATGGGGAACTCATTCAGTCCAGAGAAATGATCTG GAATTATCACTGCTGGGTGGAGAGCTGGATGACCAGACCCGACCTCAAGCCAGATTTTAACGGCTGGCAGGCTAGTGACCCTACTCCCCAGGAGAAGAGTGATG GGGTGTATTGCTGCGGCCCCATCCCTGTCAGGGCCATCAAGGAGGGGGAGCTAACCTTCAAGTATGACGCCccctttgtttttgctgaggTCAACGCTGATGTTGTCACGTTCATGCAGAAAAAGGATGGCAGCACTTCAAAAGTCACTACCATTGGATTGGTGGGCCAGAAGATCAGCACCAAGAGTGTTGGTAGTGACACCAGAGAGGACATCACTCATCTCTATAAGTACCCTGAAG GTTCCGATGAAGAGCGGGAAGCTTTCAAGAGAGCCAACCACCAAAACAAGCTGCTACAGGAGAGGCCGGACCCAGGCGTCCATGTCACTATCAAAGTGACAGCTGACATGAGGAAGGGCTGCGACTTTGACGTGTTTGCAGTTGTTACCAACAACACAGAAGCGGAGAGGAAGTGCCGCCTGGTGTTTGGGTCCTGCGCCGTGTCCTACAACGGATTTCTGGGAGGGAACTGTGGTTTTAAAGACCTGCTCAACGTTCAGCTCTCACCAGGAGCAG AGAGGCGAGTTccactaaggctgaattactcAAAGTATGGGGTCCAAGTCACAGAGGACAACTTAATTCGCCTGGCAGCCCTGCTGCTGGACTACACCTCAGGAGAGACAAAGCTGGCAACGAGGAACATTGTACTGGATAATCCTGAAATCAAAGTCAGA ATCCTGGGTGAACCAAAGGAGAACCGGAAGCTGGCTGCAGAAATTACCCTCCAGAACCCTCTACCAGAACCGCTGGAGAACTGCTGCTTCAGCATTGAGGGGGCCAACCTTACTGGAGGCAACATCATCTCTGAAAG gttgggctgcacagtgggacCAGGAGAAGACGCCAAAGTTAAAATCTACTTCACTCCAACCCATTCCGGGTTGAGGAAACTGGTCGTCGACTTCGACAGCAACAAGCTGTGTCACGTCAAGGGCTACAGGAACGTCatcattggaaaataa